One window of Hymenobacter sp. BRD128 genomic DNA carries:
- a CDS encoding outer membrane beta-barrel family protein: MSFIERITGLLALVLLGAPTLAQAQSGAVRGTLLDAATGQPIPFASVVVLHLPDSTAVADAQTTEAGAFALEKLRLGSYVLRANVLGYRVGQRQLSLTTAAPVAQLGTLRLRPAATQLTEVVVQGERPPVTTDLDKRVVNVAKDLTAVGGTATDVLQNVPSVAVDQTGAVSLRGKSGVTIFIDGKPTGAAGGAGGGSLDQIPASSIDRIEVITNPSARYDAAGSAGIINIILKKNQRDGLNGVAAAGVGTRNKYNTSLTLNYRRGKLNIFGSYDFRYDQRFTNSSLDQTTIGPVTDPATGLPTTDAHTLFLHQGRDGLATQTSHAVRVGLEYALPHDQTLTLAAQPRFNSYQNDEIILSRQQDLTLGQPVYVGTNDRQNASLGRNNSADFTFDYRRSWPARPGRELTAGAVYTPLSADNALAANLRYLGDGTLATQQQAFHTYLHQGAAQVDFTQPLGEKGRFETGLKSTWQRSDNRYDFSSTSPALTQQSVFLYQEYVQAAYASLGGERGKLHYQAGLRLEQTNTHGQQQLTGEEFSRSYLNLFPSGTLAYELPKERQVQLSYSRRVQRPNQGELNPFLDRSDPLNLRAGNPALLPEYEGQAELGYQKGFANKASVAVTGFYSRELQTITSFRQVITDPLTGNQVTSSTRLNIGQETNYGLELVGSLPLAAWWKVSGSASTFRRLVRTTVTNSDYTNSNIVGTARLNSTFTLTKKFDVQVSLNYRSPVVTAQGRRLTSFNVDAAAKYTFLPEDRGTLTLRVSDVFNTLQYNFLAYAAGLDSQSYNKRESRVAFLNFSYRFGRDGEAAKSKRKEEKEDTGRGFE; the protein is encoded by the coding sequence ATGTCCTTTATTGAAAGAATAACCGGGCTGCTAGCCTTGGTGCTGCTGGGCGCACCCACCCTAGCCCAGGCCCAGAGCGGCGCCGTGCGCGGCACGCTGCTCGATGCGGCCACCGGTCAGCCTATTCCCTTCGCCTCCGTGGTAGTGCTGCACCTGCCCGACTCTACGGCCGTAGCCGATGCCCAGACCACCGAGGCCGGCGCGTTTGCCCTCGAAAAGCTGCGGCTAGGGTCTTATGTATTGCGCGCTAATGTGCTGGGCTACCGCGTGGGCCAGCGCCAGCTGAGCCTAACTACGGCCGCGCCGGTGGCGCAGCTCGGCACGCTGCGTCTGCGCCCGGCCGCTACCCAGCTCACCGAAGTAGTGGTGCAGGGCGAGCGCCCGCCCGTCACGACTGACCTTGATAAGCGGGTGGTGAACGTGGCCAAGGACCTCACCGCCGTGGGCGGCACGGCCACCGATGTGCTCCAAAACGTGCCCTCGGTGGCCGTGGACCAGACCGGCGCCGTGAGCCTGCGCGGCAAAAGCGGCGTCACCATCTTCATCGATGGCAAGCCGACCGGCGCGGCGGGCGGCGCGGGTGGGGGTAGCCTCGACCAGATTCCGGCCAGCAGCATCGACCGCATTGAAGTTATTACCAACCCCTCGGCCCGTTACGACGCGGCAGGCTCGGCCGGTATTATCAACATCATTCTCAAGAAAAACCAGCGCGACGGCCTCAATGGCGTGGCTGCGGCCGGAGTAGGCACGCGCAATAAGTACAATACCTCGCTCACGCTGAATTACCGCCGGGGCAAGCTTAATATATTTGGCTCGTATGACTTCCGCTACGACCAGCGCTTCACCAACAGCAGCCTCGACCAGACCACCATCGGCCCGGTAACGGACCCCGCCACCGGCCTGCCGACCACCGATGCCCACACGCTGTTCCTGCACCAGGGCCGCGATGGGCTAGCCACCCAGACCTCGCACGCCGTGCGCGTGGGCCTGGAATACGCCCTGCCCCACGACCAGACGCTGACGCTGGCCGCCCAGCCGCGCTTCAATAGTTATCAGAACGACGAAATTATTCTCTCGCGCCAGCAGGACCTCACGCTCGGCCAGCCGGTGTACGTGGGCACCAATGACCGCCAGAATGCCAGCCTAGGCCGTAACAACTCGGCTGATTTTACTTTCGACTACCGCCGCAGCTGGCCCGCTAGGCCCGGCCGCGAGCTCACGGCCGGCGCCGTGTACACGCCCCTATCTGCCGACAATGCCCTGGCCGCCAACCTGCGCTACCTGGGCGATGGCACGCTAGCTACCCAGCAGCAGGCCTTTCATACTTACCTGCACCAGGGTGCGGCGCAGGTCGATTTTACGCAGCCGCTAGGGGAGAAGGGGCGCTTTGAAACGGGCCTCAAGAGCACCTGGCAGCGCTCCGACAACCGCTACGACTTCAGCAGCACCAGCCCGGCGCTCACGCAGCAGTCGGTGTTTCTGTATCAGGAATACGTGCAGGCAGCCTACGCCAGCCTGGGCGGCGAGCGCGGCAAGCTGCACTACCAGGCCGGCCTGCGCCTGGAGCAAACCAACACCCACGGCCAGCAACAGCTGACGGGCGAGGAGTTTAGCCGCAGCTACCTCAATCTGTTTCCGAGCGGCACGCTGGCCTACGAGCTGCCCAAGGAGCGCCAGGTGCAGCTCAGCTACTCGCGCCGGGTGCAGCGCCCCAACCAGGGCGAGCTCAATCCCTTCCTCGACCGCTCCGACCCGCTAAATCTGCGCGCCGGCAACCCCGCCCTGCTGCCCGAGTACGAAGGCCAGGCCGAGTTGGGCTACCAAAAAGGCTTTGCCAACAAAGCCTCGGTGGCCGTGACGGGCTTTTACAGCCGGGAGCTGCAAACGATTACCAGCTTCCGCCAGGTTATCACCGACCCGCTCACCGGCAACCAGGTCACGAGCAGCACCCGCCTCAACATCGGCCAGGAAACCAACTATGGCCTGGAGCTGGTGGGCAGCTTACCCCTGGCGGCGTGGTGGAAGGTGAGCGGCTCGGCCTCAACTTTCCGGCGCCTCGTGCGCACCACGGTGACTAATTCGGATTACACTAACAGCAACATCGTGGGCACCGCCCGCCTCAACTCGACCTTCACGCTCACCAAGAAGTTCGACGTGCAGGTGTCGCTCAACTACCGCTCGCCGGTGGTCACGGCCCAGGGCCGCCGCCTCACCTCGTTCAACGTGGATGCCGCCGCCAAATACACCTTCCTGCCCGAAGACCGCGGCACGCTCACGCTGCGCGTGTCGGACGTGTTCAACACCTTGCAATACAACTTTCTGGCCTACGCTGCCGGCCTCGATTCGCAGAGCTACAACAAGCGCGAGTCGCGGGTAGCCTTCCTCAATTTCAGCTACCGCTTCGGCCGCGATGGCGAGGCCGCCAAGTCGAAGCGCAAGGAGGAAAAAGAGGACACCGGGCGCGGGTTCGAGTAG
- a CDS encoding XdhC family protein has translation MRILLEPLHFDNADNPLELLRGFAQHPSPAVLATVFATDASGLKAAVGQRVLLSETGVVRGTPLLAAPLAAAAHATLAQGQSRVLDIETDAGAVRASLEVLTPPLRLVVYGAGNDAQPLVHLAASLGWHITVVDGRPNLATAARFPEAAEVRIVPVRELETATPDPLAYHVLLSHNYAYDLAALQTLLVSPAPYIGLLGPRLKAQRLLDELAAFPAAQVQQLRQRLRSPIGLDLGSETPEEIALAIVAEIQAQRSGRQGRPLRERAGTVHVPATSTTTR, from the coding sequence GTGCGCATCTTGCTCGAGCCCTTGCATTTTGATAATGCTGACAACCCGCTGGAGCTGCTGCGCGGCTTCGCCCAGCACCCTAGCCCCGCCGTGCTGGCTACCGTGTTTGCAACCGATGCCAGCGGGCTGAAAGCCGCCGTGGGCCAACGGGTGCTGCTTTCCGAAACGGGCGTAGTGCGCGGCACGCCGCTGCTGGCCGCCCCGCTGGCGGCCGCCGCCCATGCCACGCTGGCGCAGGGCCAGTCGCGGGTGCTGGATATTGAAACCGATGCCGGCGCGGTGCGGGCTTCGCTCGAAGTTCTGACGCCGCCGCTGCGGCTGGTGGTGTACGGCGCCGGCAACGACGCCCAGCCGCTGGTGCACCTGGCGGCTTCGCTAGGGTGGCACATTACAGTAGTCGATGGCCGGCCCAACCTGGCCACCGCCGCCCGCTTCCCCGAGGCGGCCGAGGTGCGCATCGTGCCCGTGCGCGAGCTCGAAACTGCCACGCCCGACCCGCTAGCCTACCACGTGCTGCTCAGCCACAACTACGCCTACGACTTGGCCGCGCTGCAAACCCTGCTGGTTTCGCCCGCGCCCTATATCGGGCTGCTAGGCCCCAGGCTCAAGGCCCAGCGCCTGCTCGATGAGCTGGCCGCCTTTCCGGCCGCCCAGGTGCAGCAGCTGCGCCAGCGCCTGCGCAGCCCCATCGGCCTCGACCTGGGTAGCGAAACCCCCGAGGAAATTGCCCTGGCCATCGTGGCCGAAATTCAGGCGCAGCGCAGCGGGCGCCAGGGGCGGCCGCTGCGCGAGCGGGCCGGCACGGTACACGTGCCGGCCACCAGTACAACTACCAGATGA
- a CDS encoding ankyrin repeat domain-containing protein gives MSPTSAQLNELLFDAARRGDVADIKDLLQNPQVYLNAQNGKGYTALILATYDNHLDAARALLDAGANPNLQDASGNSALMGVSFKGYADIARLLIERHASLDLRNGNGGTALMFATLFGRNEIVKILLDAGADASIHDYRGMSALHLAGQQGNEVAWKLLGGPEQED, from the coding sequence ATGTCTCCCACCTCCGCCCAACTCAACGAACTGCTCTTCGACGCCGCCCGGCGCGGCGACGTGGCCGATATCAAAGACCTGCTGCAAAACCCGCAGGTCTACCTCAACGCCCAGAATGGCAAGGGCTACACTGCCCTCATCCTAGCTACCTACGACAACCACCTCGATGCGGCCCGCGCCCTGCTCGATGCCGGCGCCAACCCCAATCTGCAGGATGCCAGCGGCAACTCGGCCCTCATGGGTGTGAGTTTTAAGGGCTACGCCGACATTGCGCGCCTGCTCATCGAGCGCCACGCCAGCCTCGACTTGCGCAACGGCAACGGGGGCACGGCCCTCATGTTTGCCACTCTCTTTGGCCGCAACGAAATCGTAAAAATCCTGCTCGACGCCGGCGCCGACGCCTCCATCCACGATTACCGGGGCATGTCGGCCCTGCACCTCGCCGGCCAGCAAGGCAACGAAGTAGCCTGGAAGCTGCTCGGCGGCCCCGAACAAGAGGATTAA
- a CDS encoding NAD(P)/FAD-dependent oxidoreductase — MSAFAPSLPAYDVAIVGAGPAGTACALALRGSGLRVALLDKATFPRDKVCGDAVPGHAFKALGQLDPAYVAALWQLEPRDDVHRSRLVAPSGGSFYLHWKLPAFNSPRLDFDAALLALVRQHTATEVLENAALKTIEITADCARLHLASGQEITASLAIGCDGANSVVGRRLLPEPRLARAHHSAGVRAYFENVADAESGTTEFFFSRSHLAGYLWLFPVGAGRCNVGLGILSELVSKHKIDLKKLLLEQLATHPGLASRFREARQIGPIQGFGLPMGGGRQRPASGARFLLCGDAASLIDPLQGHGIDLAIRSGIMAAGQARECFAKQDFSAESMLAYDQELQRQLGPQLAHSFRLQRLLGTRPWLLNLGTRLAQLPGLRRLAQRLVG, encoded by the coding sequence GTGTCTGCTTTTGCTCCCAGTTTACCCGCTTACGACGTGGCCATCGTGGGCGCCGGCCCGGCCGGCACGGCCTGCGCGCTGGCCCTGCGCGGCAGCGGCCTGCGGGTGGCGCTGCTCGATAAGGCCACTTTCCCGCGCGATAAAGTGTGCGGCGATGCCGTGCCCGGCCACGCCTTCAAGGCGCTGGGCCAGCTCGACCCGGCCTACGTGGCGGCGCTGTGGCAGCTGGAGCCGCGCGACGACGTGCACCGCAGCCGCCTGGTGGCGCCCAGCGGCGGTAGCTTTTATTTGCACTGGAAACTGCCCGCCTTCAACAGTCCGCGCCTCGATTTTGATGCCGCCCTGCTCGCCCTCGTGCGCCAGCACACCGCCACCGAAGTGCTCGAAAATGCGGCGCTGAAAACTATTGAAATAACCGCTGATTGCGCCCGGCTGCACCTGGCCAGCGGCCAGGAAATCACGGCTAGCCTCGCCATTGGCTGCGACGGTGCCAACTCGGTGGTGGGCCGCCGCCTGCTGCCCGAGCCCCGGCTAGCCCGCGCCCACCACAGCGCCGGCGTGCGCGCTTACTTCGAAAACGTGGCCGACGCCGAGAGCGGCACTACTGAGTTTTTCTTCAGCCGCAGTCACCTGGCCGGCTACCTCTGGCTATTTCCGGTGGGGGCGGGGCGCTGCAACGTGGGCCTGGGGATCCTCTCCGAACTGGTTTCCAAGCACAAAATCGACCTCAAAAAGCTGCTGCTGGAGCAGCTGGCCACCCACCCAGGGCTAGCCAGCCGCTTTCGTGAGGCGCGCCAGATAGGGCCCATTCAAGGGTTCGGGCTGCCCATGGGCGGCGGGCGGCAGCGGCCGGCCAGCGGCGCGCGCTTTCTGCTGTGCGGCGATGCCGCCTCGCTCATCGACCCCTTGCAGGGCCACGGCATCGACCTGGCTATCCGCAGTGGCATCATGGCGGCCGGGCAGGCCCGCGAATGCTTTGCGAAGCAAGACTTCAGCGCCGAAAGTATGCTGGCCTACGACCAGGAATTGCAGCGCCAGCTGGGGCCGCAGCTCGCCCACAGCTTCCGCTTGCAGCGCCTGCTCGGCACCCGGCCCTGGCTCCTGAACCTGGGCACGCGGCTAGCCCAGCTGCCCGGCCTGCGCCGCCTGGCGCAGCGGCTGGTGGGGTGA
- a CDS encoding M20/M25/M40 family metallo-hydrolase encodes MLLLVLVGLAAVLLVNTLRLPNHQLGPVPAAPAVAVVPDSATAHLAGALRIATVSRSHYAETDTVPFDQFQAYLQRTFPLVHQRLKRQTVNHYGLLYEWPGTDPALKPLLLLAHQDVVPVLPGTESQWTRPPFAGQQAGGYLYGRGALDDKLNVLGQLEAVEALLRAGLRPRRTVLLAFGHDEETLGLRGATALAALLKTQHPQLELVLDEGGLVKADGVAGLTQPVALVGVSEKGYLSLELAATGPGGHPARAHERGPGGRRRG; translated from the coding sequence GTGCTGCTTCTGGTTCTCGTTGGGCTAGCCGCCGTGCTGCTCGTCAACACGCTGCGCCTGCCCAACCACCAGCTTGGCCCGGTGCCCGCCGCGCCGGCCGTGGCCGTGGTGCCCGACTCGGCCACGGCCCACCTGGCGGGTGCGCTGCGCATTGCCACGGTGTCGCGCAGCCACTATGCCGAGACGGACACCGTGCCCTTCGACCAGTTTCAGGCCTATTTGCAGCGCACCTTTCCGCTCGTGCACCAGCGGCTCAAGCGCCAGACGGTCAACCACTACGGGCTGCTCTACGAGTGGCCCGGCACCGACCCGGCCCTGAAGCCACTGCTGCTGCTGGCCCACCAGGATGTGGTGCCCGTGCTGCCCGGCACCGAAAGCCAGTGGACGCGCCCGCCCTTTGCCGGCCAGCAGGCCGGCGGCTACCTCTACGGCCGCGGCGCACTCGATGACAAGCTCAACGTGCTGGGCCAGCTCGAAGCCGTGGAAGCCCTGCTGCGCGCTGGCCTGCGGCCCCGGCGCACGGTGCTGCTCGCCTTCGGCCACGACGAAGAAACCCTGGGTCTGCGCGGCGCCACGGCCCTGGCCGCGCTGCTCAAAACCCAGCACCCGCAGCTCGAACTGGTACTCGACGAGGGCGGCCTCGTGAAAGCCGATGGCGTGGCCGGCCTCACCCAGCCCGTGGCGCTGGTGGGCGTGAGCGAAAAGGGCTACCTCAGTCTGGAGCTGGCGGCCACCGGGCCGGGCGGCCACCCGGCCCGCGCTCACGAGCGTGGGCCGGGTGGCCGCCGCCGTGGCTAG
- a CDS encoding AraC family transcriptional regulator — protein sequence MTANVPVYQLPALAEATEKPAAVFFLGPNSTAPHLPINLPYRSDYYKIGIVLRGSARLQVNLETYDLGPDSLMVLSPYVIKQWPFMSDDCDSLSIFFTKEFISAGGGLNLDAFAFFERDARHVFTLPPTEAASITALLHTIAQKYDAPHAYREEILRSLIHILLHETAPIYSAQHPAPNTIQTRSQLIAADFKKLVNTHYAAERSLAFYADKLCISPKHLAETVKEATGKRAVAWLAEAVLLEARVLLQNPALTIAQIADTLHFADQSAFGRFFRNNTGVSPAGYRQRSSADVQSASG from the coding sequence ATGACCGCCAACGTCCCCGTTTATCAGCTACCTGCTCTTGCCGAAGCCACGGAAAAACCGGCCGCCGTGTTTTTTCTGGGGCCAAATTCTACGGCGCCGCACCTGCCTATCAACCTGCCGTATCGCAGCGATTATTATAAAATCGGCATCGTGCTGCGCGGCAGCGCCCGCCTGCAAGTCAACCTCGAAACCTATGACCTAGGGCCCGATTCGCTGATGGTGCTCTCGCCCTACGTCATCAAACAGTGGCCATTTATGTCGGACGACTGTGACTCGCTGAGCATTTTCTTTACCAAGGAGTTCATTTCGGCGGGCGGCGGGCTAAACCTGGATGCGTTTGCGTTCTTCGAGCGCGACGCCCGCCACGTGTTTACCCTACCCCCCACTGAAGCGGCGAGTATCACGGCCCTGCTGCACACCATCGCGCAGAAATACGACGCGCCGCACGCCTACCGCGAGGAGATTCTGCGCAGCCTCATCCACATTTTGCTGCACGAAACGGCGCCCATCTACAGCGCGCAGCACCCTGCGCCGAATACCATCCAAACGCGCAGCCAGCTCATTGCCGCCGATTTTAAGAAGCTGGTTAACACCCATTACGCCGCCGAGCGCAGCCTGGCATTCTACGCCGATAAGCTGTGCATCAGCCCCAAGCACCTCGCCGAAACCGTGAAGGAAGCCACCGGCAAGCGCGCCGTAGCCTGGCTGGCCGAAGCCGTGCTGCTTGAAGCCCGCGTGCTGCTGCAAAACCCCGCCCTCACCATCGCCCAGATTGCGGACACGCTGCACTTCGCCGACCAGTCGGCGTTCGGCCGGTTTTTTCGGAATAATACCGGCGTGTCGCCGGCCGGGTATCGGCAGCGCAGTAGCGCGGACGTTCAGTCTGCGAGTGGATAG
- a CDS encoding M20/M25/M40 family metallo-hydrolase, which translates to MGRVAAAVARLEAEPFPARLNGGVSGLLAYLAPAVPFGKRLVFANQWLFGPLIQKSLAATPSGNAALRTTTAPTIIRGGDKDNVLPSGATATVNFRLLPGDSVGAVVRRVKEIINDPLVQVKIVGAGRAASPVSGTDNAAFATLTRTIKSVFPQALVAPYVVVGTTDARAYASLCPQATYRFMPLLMDQAAIESLHGTNERLHPSAYQEVIRFYAALIKNLQ; encoded by the coding sequence GTGGGCCGGGTGGCCGCCGCCGTGGCTAGGCTCGAAGCCGAGCCCTTTCCGGCTAGGCTCAATGGCGGCGTGAGCGGCCTGCTCGCCTACCTGGCCCCGGCCGTGCCGTTTGGCAAGCGGCTCGTTTTTGCTAATCAATGGCTGTTTGGGCCGCTCATTCAGAAATCGCTGGCGGCCACGCCCTCAGGCAATGCGGCGCTGCGCACCACCACGGCCCCTACCATCATCCGGGGCGGCGACAAAGACAACGTGCTGCCCAGCGGGGCTACGGCCACCGTCAATTTTCGGCTGCTGCCCGGCGACTCGGTCGGGGCTGTGGTGCGGCGGGTCAAAGAAATTATCAACGACCCGCTAGTGCAAGTAAAAATAGTAGGCGCAGGCCGCGCCGCCTCGCCCGTGTCGGGCACTGATAATGCGGCGTTTGCCACGCTCACCCGCACTATCAAAAGCGTTTTTCCGCAGGCCTTGGTGGCACCCTACGTGGTGGTAGGCACCACCGATGCCCGCGCCTACGCCAGCCTCTGCCCGCAGGCGACTTACCGCTTCATGCCCCTGCTCATGGACCAGGCGGCCATCGAAAGCCTGCACGGCACCAACGAGCGCCTGCACCCCAGCGCCTACCAGGAGGTTATTCGCTTCTACGCCGCGCTGATTAAAAACCTGCAATAA
- a CDS encoding chloride channel protein, with protein MKYPIGVGIAFMKHPTLAHTGIPIAPSLDFTLADDGVRPRVTPDKQRLVRLSALAVLVALTISIVARGLVYLINLVTNLVFHGEVSLAYHSPADNHLGWWVVLMPVLGGLVVSLMALYGSKAIRGHGIPEAMEQILTNQSRIKPSIMYLKPLSAAVSIGTGGPFGAEGPIIATGGALGSTLGQLIPITHHERKVLLAAGATAGMSAIFGTPIAAVFLAIELLLFEFSPRSLLPVALACITGAAGHHLLFEQGPVFEMAALAAPSNAALATYSAIGLVIGLAAVLITKLVYFIEDLFEKLPLHWGWWPALGGLAVGIIGYFAPHTLGVGYENISTVLSGTAPLNLLLALCFLKFASWAISLGSGTSGGTLAPLLTIGGAAGALLGLAVRHFFPASDITLPLAALVGMAAMFAGASRALLTSIVFAVESTGQAQALLPLLGACTGAYLVSFLLMGNTIMTEKIARRGVKTPVDYEPDLLDKVRVERVLQSSMIAISTDNTIGEVREWTEREPERTTPHLVMVHPDGTFAGILSLLTLASWHADDTAPISTLLEPRTTAVLATDSLRTAVERMAREGVDVLPVLATGDQPQVSGVISYRDILAAYRNRLEDDGKRAPHILLKRKSLRVLLRGQALFQRQRSGAQ; from the coding sequence TTGAAGTACCCTATCGGCGTAGGCATTGCCTTTATGAAGCACCCTACGCTAGCCCACACAGGTATCCCAATTGCCCCCTCCCTCGATTTTACCCTGGCTGATGATGGGGTGCGGCCCCGCGTGACGCCCGATAAGCAACGGCTGGTGCGCCTGTCGGCGCTGGCGGTACTGGTGGCCCTCACTATCAGCATAGTGGCGCGGGGGCTGGTGTATCTGATTAACCTCGTGACCAACCTGGTATTTCACGGCGAAGTTTCGCTGGCCTACCACAGCCCGGCCGATAACCACCTCGGCTGGTGGGTGGTACTAATGCCAGTTCTGGGTGGCCTGGTGGTGAGCCTAATGGCTCTCTACGGCTCCAAGGCCATCCGGGGCCACGGCATTCCGGAGGCAATGGAGCAGATTCTGACCAACCAGAGCCGCATCAAGCCGTCCATTATGTACCTCAAGCCGCTGTCGGCCGCGGTGTCGATTGGCACCGGGGGGCCGTTTGGGGCCGAGGGGCCGATTATTGCCACGGGCGGGGCGCTGGGCTCTACGCTGGGCCAGCTCATTCCCATCACTCACCACGAGCGCAAGGTGCTGCTGGCGGCGGGGGCTACGGCCGGCATGTCGGCCATTTTTGGCACGCCCATCGCGGCGGTTTTTCTGGCTATCGAGCTGCTGCTGTTCGAGTTTTCGCCCCGCTCGCTACTGCCGGTGGCGCTGGCCTGCATTACGGGGGCGGCGGGCCACCACCTGCTGTTTGAGCAGGGACCGGTGTTTGAAATGGCGGCGCTGGCGGCGCCCAGCAATGCGGCGCTGGCTACGTACAGCGCCATTGGACTGGTAATCGGCCTGGCGGCGGTGCTGATTACCAAGCTAGTTTACTTCATCGAAGACCTATTTGAAAAGCTGCCACTGCACTGGGGCTGGTGGCCGGCGCTGGGCGGCCTGGCTGTGGGCATTATTGGCTATTTTGCCCCGCACACACTGGGCGTGGGCTATGAGAATATCTCCACCGTGCTTTCGGGTACAGCTCCGCTGAACTTGCTGCTAGCCCTCTGCTTTTTGAAATTCGCGTCGTGGGCCATTTCGCTGGGCAGCGGCACCTCGGGCGGCACGCTGGCCCCGCTGCTCACCATCGGCGGAGCGGCCGGCGCCCTATTGGGCCTAGCCGTGCGACACTTCTTTCCAGCTTCCGACATTACGCTGCCGCTGGCGGCGCTGGTGGGTATGGCGGCTATGTTTGCGGGAGCCTCACGGGCGCTGCTTACTTCCATCGTCTTTGCCGTAGAGTCGACGGGGCAGGCCCAGGCGCTGCTGCCGCTGCTGGGAGCGTGCACAGGGGCCTACCTGGTGTCATTTCTGCTGATGGGTAACACCATTATGACCGAGAAGATAGCCCGCCGGGGCGTCAAAACGCCGGTTGACTACGAGCCTGACCTGCTCGACAAAGTACGCGTGGAGCGCGTGCTGCAAAGCTCAATGATAGCCATCAGCACCGACAACACCATTGGCGAGGTGCGCGAATGGACCGAGCGCGAGCCCGAGCGCACCACCCCGCACTTGGTGATGGTGCACCCCGATGGCACGTTTGCCGGCATCCTGAGCCTGCTCACGCTGGCTAGCTGGCACGCCGACGACACCGCGCCCATCAGCACCCTGCTGGAGCCGCGTACCACCGCCGTGCTGGCCACCGATTCGCTGCGCACCGCCGTCGAACGCATGGCCCGTGAGGGAGTTGACGTGCTGCCCGTACTTGCCACTGGCGACCAGCCGCAGGTAAGCGGCGTTATCTCCTACCGCGACATTCTGGCGGCGTACCGCAATCGCCTGGAAGATGATGGCAAGCGAGCACCGCACATTCTGCTTAAGCGCAAGAGCCTGCGGGTGCTGCTGCGGGGCCAGGCGCTGTTTCAGAGGCAGCGCTCGGGGGCGCAGTAG
- a CDS encoding SDR family oxidoreductase, translating into MKIIVTGSLGNVSQPLATALVQQGHTVTVISSQPERRAAIEALGATAAIGSFEDADFLAATCAGADALYAMIGGGHREPDSRAYFQRIGRHYAQAIGQAGVRRVVQLSSWGAHRDHGTGGILGSHDVEEILARVPGLALTHLRPTSFYTNYYGFVGMIKGAGFMGANCPGSYRVALVHPRDIAAAAAEELGKSAPAGRTVRYVASDERTQDEVAQALGAAIGRPDLRWVAFTDEQMRANLLQNGLPASTAADIVDIYASMSSSALAEDYAQHKPALGRVKLEEFAQEFAAAFGNTRE; encoded by the coding sequence ATGAAAATAATTGTCACTGGTTCCCTCGGGAACGTCAGCCAGCCGCTCGCCACCGCGCTAGTGCAGCAGGGCCACACCGTCACAGTCATCAGCAGCCAGCCCGAGCGCCGGGCCGCCATCGAAGCCCTGGGGGCCACCGCCGCCATTGGCTCGTTTGAAGATGCGGACTTCCTGGCCGCCACCTGCGCCGGGGCCGATGCTCTGTATGCCATGATAGGGGGCGGCCACCGCGAGCCCGATTCGCGGGCGTATTTCCAGCGCATCGGCCGCCACTACGCGCAGGCCATCGGGCAGGCGGGCGTGCGGCGGGTGGTGCAGCTCAGCAGCTGGGGCGCGCACCGCGACCACGGCACCGGCGGCATTCTGGGCTCGCACGATGTGGAGGAAATCCTGGCCAGGGTGCCGGGCCTGGCGCTCACCCACCTGCGTCCCACGTCCTTCTATACCAACTACTACGGTTTCGTGGGCATGATAAAGGGCGCTGGTTTTATGGGAGCCAACTGCCCCGGCAGCTACCGGGTGGCGCTGGTGCACCCCCGCGACATCGCCGCCGCGGCCGCCGAGGAATTGGGCAAATCTGCCCCGGCCGGCCGCACCGTCCGCTACGTAGCCAGCGACGAGCGCACCCAGGACGAGGTAGCCCAAGCCCTGGGCGCCGCCATCGGCCGGCCCGACCTGCGCTGGGTCGCCTTCACCGACGAGCAAATGCGCGCCAACCTCCTCCAAAATGGCCTGCCCGCCAGCACCGCCGCCGACATTGTGGACATCTACGCCAGCATGAGCAGCAGCGCCCTGGCCGAGGACTACGCGCAGCACAAGCCCGCCCTAGGTAGGGTGAAGCTGGAAGAATTTGCCCAGGAGTTCGCGGCGGCTTTTGGAAATACCAGAGAATAG